TAAATCAATTTCTTCATCTGCTCATTCCAAGTATTTAAAGCCGAACGCCCCAAGGTAATCATAGTGTTCAGCATTGATAAAACTTGTGGCAGTAGAGTTGCAGTTTCTAAAAAGCATATCCTCAATAGTTGAGATAAGGCTACAAACTTACAGCGAGCACTACTAGCTTGAAGTTCTGCCATGAACGTAGAATATGAACCCTAGAAAGGAAAATCTATATTAAATAATGGTAATGACACAGCATTTGAGATTAAATAGGATCAGACTTGTGAAAGGTAATAGCAGATAATGGAAGATTCACCTTCATTGCCTCCCTGCCTTCAGTGATTCGCTCAGACATCTTTTTGTACTCCCTTTCTGCTTCATCTGCCACTTGCTGGCATCCTTGTGTCTGAATCTGCTTCATTACCCAGAAATTAGAAGGAAAATGCAACGAAATCCCACATTTACAACAGATATGAAACAGCACCCAGGTACGGAATAGGCTATACTAACTAGAAAACTGGTCATGGATAGTCATTCTAGATGAAGTACAACATAACGAGTACAAGGCCAATGAGAGAAAACTACTTATCATGAGCATGAAACACAACGAAACTCCATGTTCAATGGAATCATGAACAACAGAAAATCACATAACTCAATGGATTATCATTAATCTTGTGTATCCAAAGTTTTATGGGAGCTTGAAAAGCATGAGATCAACTAACAGCAGACAAGATTCTAATCCTTGTTTAATTGATTTTAGGTCAATAACTCAAAACTGACCTAATCTCATTAAGCACAAACGAAGAAGTTTGGGCTTCAGTAACACAAAAAAAAGCATTATATAGATCCTCTCTATTAGTCAGATGATGTCATTGAAGACCATGACTTTGCATGTAACAAGCTCGAGTTTCTACGATAGCGTTCCCAGTGTTGATATATCTGGTTACTTTCCATCGAACAAATGGCGGAGAAGATCATTACTTCAAAAAGAAACTCATATCTCCTGCAAGTCTATTATATATCCTCTTTCAATAAAGTGATCAGCAAAACATTTTGGTTCATGTTTAAAGGCAGAGCATGAAGAACTGCAATAATTGTCACACAAGATGTACAAATAATTAGGTTTTGGAATCTCACCCAAAAGAGCATAAATTGAAACTTCAGTGCTAGATGTCACCATGTCATCAGACAATTTGCAGAGCTTGGTGCTAAGCTCAAATATTTGTGAGCCAAATCTAGCTATCCTAAAGACAAGACACATTTTAGTCCATCAATTGAGGAAGTTTCCATAAGCTTATTCATCTTCAGCAAACAGAATAGCTTTACTATTCTGAAAGCCTATCTAACTGGATAAAGAAGTTCTGACTCTCCCTTGTTACTACTTTCCGCAGGGAATCCAAATTTTTCTGCACTCCAGCATTATGGAAACATCAAGGGGGGAATACTTCATAACAAATATAAGATTCTGAGTAAATCAGAGTTATACTTCAATATTGTCACGAATGTTCTAGCACATTCACTATTCCAGTTTTCCAGCTCTTTATATTACGGATCTTACATCTAAGTTTCTAGGATTATAAGCTTTGGCAAACGCTCAAAAAGAAGCTGcatctcaaaactcaaaagCAACATCAAAACAGAGAGAGCAACAATTTGTTTCTGATGCATCCCATGCAAATTCTTAAACTAGATCAACAAACTGAAAACCGATGACAGATCACCAAATTGAGAAAATTAGCTGGAAATCAACACACATCAGACAGTGTATCCATCCGGAAACACATATCAAAAATCATCAATCATCAATCATCTTGCGAATATGTGGAAGCATAGATGATGGAACAAAAAATGATTCCGTACATGTCCATTCCATACACTTTGAATGAAATATAATTACCTGGATACACACATTCACATTTACTGCAAGCAGACACACACCGACACATAAAATATTCGTATGCATGGGATCTAATTCCACCACTGAACTAAGCATTAGAAAATGGATGTTGAAGGAAAGTAAAATCAACAAACGGCAAAAGCTTATGCTCTATAGTAGAAAGATGAAACACAAAATGTATGAATAAAACGGCATCTTCATAATCTAATGCTTACGTGCGTAAACACACACAATGACACAAACCTTGAGTCGTTTCTGAAGGCGAGACTGAGAAGCCTCGAGGTCCTTGAGAATCTCCATATGCGATCGCTCAACCTGGCCCTTAACAGAGTCCAATTGAGACGACGCAAATTCCTTGAGATCCGCAATCGTTTTCAGATTTTTGACAGACGCTGGTGAACCGGCAGGCTTCAACTGCACTGGACTTGAAATGAAGCTCTTCTTTCCACTCCTCCTCTTTGATGATGTTGGCGTAACCGTACCAgctttgaattttttgaaattgaacttgaaCGGCTTTGGAGATTCACTCATCGATTGGACAGAACTTGCCGCCGCGGTCGCCGGCGGAGTTGACAGAAAATCCATCGCGGATGACTTCCTCGTCGATCTCGAtctcttcttcatctcttcttAAAATTTCTCTCTGCAATGTACGGCTAATTTGAATTTGGGGATTTTATACACCCGGGCTTTTTTACAAAATTTGAAATTGCCACGTGGAAGTGAAATTTGAGAAGGTGATCTAAATTATGGtgcaaaaaaaattagatgTAATATGACGCaaaatcataataaaatatacatgtAAATTTGTAATAGAGGTGCAAAATGCCAAAAATTCCCATGAAATATTTCAATAATTCAGGTAAAATGATTTTCTTTCTTACTTAATAGCGATAAAACTatctgattttttattttttataaagtaCATTGATCgtataactattttttttaataaatattgactgtataaaaaaaaattaaatgtgaGTATATGATTACTAGACACGAGAATGTAAGGTTGCATAACGGTCGGTTATATTTTGAAGGTTATTGATTATCGGTTTGTATACATGTTGAAGCATTATAGAACCATTAAGATATTGGTTTATCGGTTATTGATAGTTATCAGTTTGGTTAGCGATTTAACCGTTAAGATTTGACacaaaaaaatcattgaaaatcaCTTAGAAACAATGTGACAAACCAAATGAACCATGCACATGAGTTGACACACTGTATCATGCTCAAAAGGAAACACTAGCACATTGTAGAATAACTGAGAGTTTGAGATAGCCAGAAATAAAAGCATGAAACTCAATTGTAAGTCAAGAACTATTTATACCAAatgttataaatataatttattaatttactttCTGGTAATTGATTAACCTGTTAAGAAAATATCTCAAAGGGTGATGAACGGATAATtcgataataaaaaataaaaaaaacaaaactgTTACCGAAACTACTTAACCAATAACTCATTAccgataaatcaataatttttttcaattcaaactaTAAATTTCGGTTCGATTTTGAATAGTTCTACCTGAATGCTTAGGAGAATCActccaattttttaaaaaataaataaatgaaagcTACGAATGAATTATTCTCAAATTTATGTGTATGAAATTTCTCATGTTGATTAGTTGTCTATCCAGTATTCATCATACTGTAAATTTTGTATATATGACTTAAAAGGTGTTGCTTTTTGCTAACGTGGCTACAGATATTCTTATTTACCACTTGACTTGATGAAAACAATAATTGAGATGTAAcattatataattatatcataCGACAAGTCTTCGTACATTATCAACTTGGAAAGATTGAGAGGTATTTTTAACTAATGCAAATCCAAAAGTTCATTTTCTTAGCCTAGGGATGACGACGGGCAAGACGGTTGTAGTACAGGTTCAACCTCAACCTGTCCAGCATGACAAAACCCCATGTTTTCAACCCGCCCCATACAACAAGTATGGCACTAATAATGACCATAGCATACTTCTTTCTTATGTCACCTGTCATTACCCTTGTGTACCAAAACCAAATCCATGATAAAGTAATGGTCATTTGTGCTTGTTAACAACGAAAGATTAAATTCCAATATTTCCCTCATCTAATTAAGAGTCTCAACTTAAATCTGTAATGCTAACTCTATGATCAGCATGTATGTTCGATCTAGATCTCGATCGATCGATCAATAAGACTAGATACAAGAGACAGTTTTCTTTCCTCATCAGCATTAGAGATATTTACAAATAAGAATGTTTGCCATCAAAAACTGCATCAACATATCAGCATCACTAGTATAATCTGGAAGATGAAACTTAATCAGAAACTAGCAAATCTCAGTGTCAAACTTGAGGGATATGCCCATGCTGAAGAGCTCCTGACACAATAACTTTGCACCATATGGCACATCAACCTTCACAATATCTTCAACTGATTCACAGAACCGGCAGAACGGACCCCTTAACTTACCACCTTGCACGGACCTCTGGATCACATTCGCCATGTTCTTGCACTTCTCACAGATGTGCATCTGGGAGGAGTCACTGAGTGTGAAAAGGCGTTCATGCAGATTTGCTGCAGCACCGTGAGCTATAAGGCAGTCACGTTCCATCTCACCAAATTTAATTCCACCAAACCGTTTTCTGTCTGCCACAGGTTGGCGAGTAAGGGGATGGACAGGCCCAGTATTACGGAATTTCACCTTGTCTTCAGCCATATGGATGAGGCGTTGGTAAAATGTAGGGCCCATGAAAATCAGGGAATGAACCATTTCACCAGTCCGGCCGTTGTAAACTCTCTCATTTCCCCATCTCGAGAATCCTCGCCTACAGGTCATATAGCATTTAATAGTCAATGACAAATCACCAGAATTCACAATTGAAcacaataaaataaattaacaaacACAGCTTAACTGTTTTGCACAAGAAATGTAATTACAAAAAAAGGATACAGTTTTCGTTTATCTTACCCATGAAGCTGCTCTATTATGGCGTCAACCGATAAAGTGGAAAAGGGAGTGGCATATTTTTTATCACCACCTAGGGCAATGCCCTTCCCCAAAGCAGCTTCCAGCAGCTGACCAGGTGTTTGCCTTGAAGGAAATGCATGGGG
The genomic region above belongs to Solanum dulcamara chromosome 5, daSolDulc1.2, whole genome shotgun sequence and contains:
- the LOC129888456 gene encoding uncharacterized protein LOC129888456, which codes for MKKRSRSTRKSSAMDFLSTPPATAAASSVQSMSESPKPFKFNFKKFKAGTVTPTSSKRRSGKKSFISSPVQLKPAGSPASVKNLKTIADLKEFASSQLDSVKGQVERSHMEILKDLEASQSRLQKRLKIQTQGCQQVADEAEREYKKMSERITEGREAMKGSYSTFMAELQASSARLCKQTIPELSQSIEKAIDTLKNRYGIH